In Candidatus Campbellbacteria bacterium, the following are encoded in one genomic region:
- the rplS gene encoding 50S ribosomal protein L19, translated as MSQVLTNDFSPVNVEERKEIGVRAGDTVRVHQKIEEKGKTRIQVFEGIVLAVKHGNEPGATFTVRRVSSGVGVERIFPLYSPLIDKIEIVKRARVRRSKLYYIRKKVAREIRRQMRNARFMDRSTMSESEAEAKRQAEEEEKKKEEENTAEETEKETEDTQASSEDEGNTTEESEKESTTEEETPKEDETTEEDKKEG; from the coding sequence ATGTCACAAGTACTAACAAATGACTTTTCTCCAGTAAACGTTGAAGAGCGCAAAGAAATCGGAGTTCGCGCCGGAGACACCGTGCGTGTTCACCAGAAAATAGAGGAAAAAGGAAAAACTCGAATTCAGGTATTTGAGGGAATTGTTTTGGCGGTCAAACACGGAAACGAACCGGGAGCTACATTTACCGTTCGTCGCGTATCAAGCGGTGTCGGTGTTGAGCGTATATTCCCACTCTATTCACCATTGATCGATAAGATAGAAATTGTAAAACGAGCGAGAGTTCGCCGCTCCAAGCTCTACTATATACGCAAGAAAGTCGCGCGTGAGATCCGCCGACAGATGCGTAACGCTCGGTTTATGGACAGATCTACTATGAGCGAGTCCGAGGCAGAAGCCAAGCGACAAGCCGAAGAAGAGGAAAAGAAAAAGGAAGAAGAAAATACGGCAGAAGAGACAGAAAAAGAAACAGAAGATACACAAGCAAGCTCTGAAGATGAGGGAAATACTACAGAAGAATCTGAAAAAGAGTCGACCACCGAAGAAGAGACTCCAAAAGAAGACGAGACAACCGAAGAAGACAAAAAAGAAGGATAA
- a CDS encoding CapA family protein yields the protein MRKIILLLLLVNLSVFSTIFFQETKREEVATISSQNTTEKKTEDSSGVSIPIKTIHFGDLMLDRGVEASIKSGVDPFENVKDTIRMGAFDVVAVNLEGPFTDSQECQEKPYTFRFEPEYVSLLKSAGITAVSISNNHTLDCYEEGEKDTKRILSENGIDDFGGFNPKPTVHYQEINDRTVAFLGFDTTMNSHSEEMMIKEVAEASSVADVVVVYMHWGNEYETEPNQNQTTLARALVASGADLIIGHHPHVLQPAEIIEDSVVFYSLGNFIFDQILEENRTGAGVEVVFKEEATDFRVYPFLISGNQPSFYEGENRTALCDRVLGDISGTCKFTLPSSQ from the coding sequence ATGCGAAAAATCATCCTCCTGCTTCTGTTGGTCAATCTATCGGTGTTCTCCACCATTTTCTTTCAAGAAACGAAGCGTGAAGAGGTTGCGACTATTTCCTCTCAAAATACAACTGAAAAGAAAACAGAAGATAGCTCTGGAGTAAGTATACCGATAAAAACGATACATTTTGGTGACCTGATGCTTGATCGGGGAGTGGAGGCCTCTATTAAATCCGGCGTTGATCCTTTTGAAAATGTGAAAGATACGATCAGAATGGGGGCTTTTGACGTTGTAGCGGTTAATCTTGAGGGTCCATTTACCGACTCCCAAGAATGCCAAGAAAAACCGTATACATTTCGGTTTGAGCCGGAATATGTCTCTTTACTTAAAAGCGCTGGAATTACTGCCGTAAGTATTTCAAACAACCACACGCTGGATTGCTATGAAGAGGGAGAGAAAGACACTAAAAGAATACTTTCCGAAAACGGAATAGATGATTTTGGAGGTTTTAACCCCAAACCAACTGTTCATTATCAAGAGATAAATGACAGGACTGTCGCATTTTTGGGTTTTGATACCACCATGAACTCTCACTCTGAGGAAATGATGATAAAAGAGGTTGCGGAGGCAAGCTCTGTCGCTGATGTGGTGGTTGTGTATATGCACTGGGGCAATGAATATGAGACAGAGCCAAACCAAAATCAAACAACACTCGCGCGTGCATTGGTGGCTTCCGGAGCCGATCTTATTATTGGTCACCATCCGCACGTGTTGCAGCCCGCGGAGATAATTGAAGATTCGGTTGTATTCTATTCACTCGGGAATTTTATTTTTGATCAAATATTAGAGGAAAATCGTACCGGCGCCGGCGTAGAAGTTGTCTTCAAGGAAGAAGCAACGGATTTTAGAGTTTATCCGTTTTTGATCTCAGGCAATCAGCCGTCTTTCTATGAGGGAGAAAATCGTACCGCGCTTTGCGACAGGGTACTCGGCGATATTAGCGGTACGTGCAAGTTCACATTGCCTTCATCTCAATGA
- a CDS encoding RNA pseudouridine synthase, whose translation MDKSLIPNILLENEHLLAVDKPSGLMVHSDGRTSDPTLVDWIRDKYPKLEEVGELQKVSSGETIKRPGIVHRLDKDTSGVILIAKTQEEFLHLKKQFQEHSIEKEYRAIVAGIVREDIQTISRPIGRSSGDFRKWSAQRGAKGKLRDAETEIEVIDRFADLTYISVFPKTGRTHQIRVHLKSIHRPVLCDPLYSFKDTPCPEELGRMALHARKISFRNLNGDTETVVADMPESFERFLNTLRAE comes from the coding sequence ATGGATAAGTCATTGATCCCAAATATTCTATTAGAAAACGAACATTTACTGGCGGTCGATAAGCCGTCAGGGCTTATGGTGCATTCAGACGGCAGGACAAGTGATCCTACGCTCGTGGATTGGATACGAGACAAGTACCCAAAACTAGAGGAGGTGGGGGAGCTCCAGAAGGTCTCCAGTGGTGAAACTATTAAAAGGCCGGGTATTGTTCACAGATTAGACAAAGATACCTCAGGAGTGATCCTAATAGCGAAGACTCAGGAAGAGTTTCTCCACCTTAAAAAGCAATTCCAGGAGCACTCAATTGAGAAAGAATATAGAGCAATAGTTGCCGGTATAGTCAGAGAAGATATCCAAACCATAAGTAGACCGATTGGACGCAGTTCCGGTGACTTTCGGAAATGGTCAGCTCAGCGCGGCGCCAAAGGGAAATTGCGCGATGCGGAAACCGAGATAGAAGTTATAGATCGCTTCGCGGACCTTACATATATATCAGTATTTCCAAAAACCGGGCGCACACATCAGATACGAGTACACCTCAAAAGTATCCATAGGCCGGTTCTCTGCGACCCGCTCTATAGCTTTAAAGATACGCCATGTCCGGAGGAGTTGGGTCGTATGGCCTTGCATGCGCGAAAAATATCTTTCCGTAACTTAAATGGAGACACAGAAACGGTAGTAGCCGATATGCCCGAAAGCTTTGAAAGATTCTTAAACACTCTACGCGCTGAGTAA
- a CDS encoding signal peptidase I: MSTFLKITGMVVTAAVGAVAIFVLGSTLPIENGYTFRVVESGSMSPTIKAGSVVTTIPRDDYEVDDIVTFVGRERSSIPTTHRIVDTINRADQEMFVTKGDANEDVDHRTITEEEILGEVFLNVPYAGYLVRFVQTTTGFMLLVVIPLILLTISEVFVMSKQIKRTKNGDIDSDGGGDD; this comes from the coding sequence ATGAGTACTTTTCTAAAAATAACAGGCATGGTGGTAACTGCGGCAGTGGGAGCTGTAGCGATCTTTGTTCTCGGTTCAACTCTTCCTATAGAGAATGGCTATACCTTCCGCGTAGTAGAGAGCGGAAGTATGTCGCCAACGATAAAAGCCGGTTCGGTGGTAACGACCATACCGCGCGATGATTACGAAGTTGACGACATAGTGACGTTCGTCGGAAGGGAAAGGAGCTCTATCCCCACGACGCACAGGATCGTCGATACCATAAATAGGGCTGACCAGGAAATGTTCGTGACTAAAGGAGACGCGAACGAAGACGTAGACCACCGCACTATCACAGAAGAAGAGATACTAGGAGAAGTTTTCCTAAATGTGCCTTACGCCGGATATCTTGTCAGATTTGTACAAACGACCACCGGCTTTATGCTTCTCGTAGTCATACCACTCATCTTGCTTACGATCTCTGAAGTTTTTGTAATGTCAAAGCAGATTAAAAGAACAAAGAACGGAGATATAGACAGTGACGGAGGAGGAGACGATTAA
- a CDS encoding NUDIX domain-containing protein encodes MDIQRDYAYGVIPFYRELSGEYVFFIGKTQGKDGRKIFWKFPKGHKDSDEEDEAEAAARELREETGMSLEPNAVINSSPFSEEYFYEKPDGSIIRKINTYFLGQVTTPGSEVPNVTIEENEFSEYKWAGFEEVLRLLPENSREMFREAHDFLVRNKV; translated from the coding sequence ATGGATATACAAAGAGATTATGCTTATGGAGTGATACCTTTTTACCGCGAGCTGTCGGGAGAGTACGTATTTTTTATTGGCAAAACTCAAGGCAAAGATGGAAGGAAAATATTTTGGAAATTTCCAAAAGGTCATAAGGATTCAGACGAAGAAGATGAAGCAGAGGCCGCCGCGCGAGAGCTTAGAGAAGAGACCGGAATGAGCCTGGAGCCGAACGCTGTCATAAATAGCTCGCCTTTTTCTGAGGAATATTTTTATGAAAAACCGGACGGAAGTATAATTCGAAAAATAAATACATATTTCCTGGGCCAAGTTACTACTCCCGGGTCTGAGGTGCCAAACGTAACTATTGAAGAAAATGAGTTTTCTGAATACAAATGGGCTGGTTTTGAAGAAGTGTTAAGGTTGTTGCCGGAAAATTCACGAGAAATGTTCAGAGAAGCCCACGACTTTCTCGTAAGAAATAAGGTGTAG
- a CDS encoding cob(I)yrinic acid a,c-diamide adenosyltransferase gives MLYTRRGDDGTTKTFSAGPGERITKSSPRAEALGSMDEINSFLGSCKVEARKWNYSLELKGKKRRKVLLADVAHEVQGNLFIVQAELAGADKKITANKVTKIENYIDSIEKELPPIKTFFISGGTELASRFDVARTLARRAERRVVLLHESGEKKVSKQTRKYMNRLSSLLYALARYSNYIYGIDEKAPDYT, from the coding sequence ATGCTTTACACGAGACGAGGGGACGACGGCACTACAAAAACCTTTAGCGCCGGTCCGGGCGAGCGAATTACGAAAAGCTCTCCACGCGCGGAAGCTCTGGGGTCAATGGATGAGATCAATTCCTTTCTAGGGTCGTGCAAGGTAGAGGCACGGAAATGGAATTACTCTCTTGAGTTAAAGGGCAAAAAAAGGCGAAAAGTTCTGTTGGCTGATGTCGCGCACGAGGTACAAGGGAATCTTTTTATTGTACAAGCAGAGCTCGCCGGAGCAGATAAAAAGATCACGGCAAATAAAGTTACGAAAATAGAGAACTACATAGATAGTATTGAAAAAGAACTTCCTCCGATAAAAACTTTTTTTATTTCCGGAGGTACGGAGCTGGCGTCTCGCTTTGATGTAGCTCGAACTCTCGCCCGTAGAGCAGAAAGGCGTGTGGTGCTTTTGCACGAATCAGGGGAGAAGAAAGTTAGCAAGCAAACACGGAAATATATGAATAGACTTTCTTCTTTGCTTTACGCACTTGCGCGTTACTCCAATTATATCTATGGTATAGACGAAAAAGCGCCAGACTATACCTAG
- a CDS encoding lamin tail domain-containing protein has product MFTLLGENFGTPPDAVEPIVLNEVLPNPEGSDDQGGVQGEWVEIYNNSATPVDLTGWYIKDEANNTQTISSATTWNGQTTIGAPGSGTEWLVLFMSGSILNNTGDTVTLYDASGAVRDSYSYGNQSNDSDSDSNHTGGGDNENPTGGETTSNEGKSDARIPDGTGDWVDPIPTPGAPNVVDSDNTTDETESDPATQMMNTQEDDEAEPAKDNEEEEAKQEDDEEKDDKGDGKKDEEDGDDEENKNGEQDDQATEDGEKEKVEEKENGDSADKQDVEEEDSQGEQDESPESEKENEEESEKTEADNEKDGDGKVEEKTTKENAKDSEGEESETDVKISDEEEESTEDLKGDTGDSVDDSNDDNTDNSGDSGGEDGSDDNSEGTE; this is encoded by the coding sequence ATGTTTACGCTCCTAGGTGAAAACTTCGGCACACCGCCGGATGCGGTAGAACCGATCGTACTTAATGAAGTGCTCCCAAACCCCGAAGGCAGTGATGACCAGGGCGGGGTGCAAGGCGAATGGGTCGAGATTTACAACAACAGCGCCACTCCGGTAGATCTGACCGGATGGTATATAAAAGATGAGGCGAACAATACGCAGACGATCTCAAGCGCTACTACGTGGAATGGTCAGACTACTATCGGCGCGCCCGGAAGCGGTACCGAATGGCTCGTGCTCTTTATGTCCGGAAGCATTCTCAACAACACAGGCGACACCGTAACCCTCTATGACGCGAGCGGCGCTGTTCGTGATTCCTACTCGTATGGAAATCAGTCCAATGACAGCGACTCGGACTCAAACCACACCGGTGGCGGGGATAACGAAAACCCGACAGGGGGTGAGACTACAAGTAACGAAGGCAAGTCCGACGCGCGTATCCCCGACGGGACCGGGGACTGGGTTGACCCGATCCCGACTCCCGGTGCTCCGAACGTAGTCGATTCAGACAACACAACCGATGAGACAGAGTCTGATCCAGCGACGCAGATGATGAATACTCAGGAAGACGATGAAGCGGAACCGGCCAAGGATAACGAAGAAGAGGAAGCAAAACAGGAAGACGATGAAGAAAAGGATGATAAGGGAGACGGTAAGAAAGACGAGGAAGACGGAGATGACGAGGAAAATAAAAATGGAGAACAGGATGACCAGGCCACCGAAGATGGCGAAAAGGAAAAGGTAGAAGAGAAGGAGAATGGTGACAGTGCGGATAAGCAGGACGTGGAGGAAGAAGATAGTCAGGGTGAGCAAGATGAGAGCCCAGAGAGCGAAAAGGAAAACGAGGAAGAATCCGAAAAAACGGAAGCAGATAACGAAAAAGACGGTGACGGCAAAGTTGAAGAGAAAACCACAAAAGAGAACGCTAAAGACTCAGAGGGCGAAGAGAGCGAAACGGACGTAAAAATAAGCGATGAAGAAGAGGAGTCAACCGAGGACCTAAAAGGCGACACTGGAGACAGCGTAGACGATTCAAACGACGATAACACCGACAACTCCGGAGATTCCGGCGGTGAAGATGGATCGGATGATAATAGCGAAGGAACCGAATAA
- a CDS encoding acylphosphatase, whose protein sequence is METRYIRITGQVQGVFFRSFAKEIADELNITGTAKNLTDGSVEIVAQGKKENLDRFVSLLKEGPRMAQVENIEEREYTGEESFDEFLIVG, encoded by the coding sequence ATGGAGACAAGGTATATTCGAATAACCGGACAAGTTCAAGGTGTGTTTTTCCGGTCCTTCGCAAAGGAGATAGCGGATGAGCTCAACATCACCGGTACTGCCAAAAATCTCACCGACGGCTCAGTTGAGATCGTGGCCCAAGGGAAGAAAGAAAATCTCGATCGCTTTGTGTCTTTACTCAAAGAGGGCCCTCGGATGGCACAGGTGGAGAATATTGAAGAAAGAGAATACACAGGCGAAGAAAGCTTTGATGAGTTTTTGATCGTCGGATAG
- a CDS encoding choice-of-anchor W domain-containing protein — translation MKRIILSIAVIAIAGVATFAGTQAFFSDTETSQGNAFVAGAVDIEIAGISDDYLDDDTVNDGPKPQFTPSDDGFSFELADLKPLDHGEVSYELTNDTNDAHVCAMVENTGNAENGRIDPEREAGDTTGSLNNTDSGLGELQNFMSFGGNSGISYGEWFEVGDLSSGGSETFGINYCFGQYDGSDNCVPNTSGDVNVAQTDSVEVDVSFYAEQTRNNPDFSCEDLNEGEQDVAVTQEDDWSTVDLSGGSDWFAKARNNNQNFELAVGTDDSSVSGQDTAEANWDAETEYDFTLTYDESENEATWEVDGETTQFTVGPDTFSNLGINAKAPNGVTTEISNLALSIYSGLSPDNFTANGNVSSLSVMGLNLNQDWTLTGTFEFSAVGSGFSQENPAVHISVN, via the coding sequence ATGAAAAGAATTATTTTAAGCATAGCAGTAATTGCTATCGCGGGAGTGGCTACATTTGCAGGAACTCAGGCATTCTTCTCGGATACTGAAACCTCGCAGGGTAACGCATTCGTCGCGGGAGCAGTGGATATCGAGATCGCAGGCATCTCAGACGACTATCTCGACGATGATACAGTAAATGATGGCCCAAAGCCGCAGTTCACACCGAGCGATGACGGATTCTCGTTTGAACTCGCAGATCTTAAACCGCTTGATCATGGTGAGGTAAGCTACGAGCTTACGAACGACACCAACGACGCACATGTGTGCGCAATGGTTGAAAATACCGGAAACGCAGAAAACGGTCGTATTGACCCTGAGCGAGAAGCCGGAGATACAACCGGAAGCTTGAACAACACAGACTCAGGCTTGGGTGAACTCCAGAACTTTATGAGCTTTGGTGGCAATTCAGGCATTTCCTACGGTGAATGGTTTGAAGTCGGCGACCTCAGCAGCGGAGGCAGTGAGACGTTTGGAATCAACTACTGCTTCGGTCAGTATGACGGAAGCGACAACTGTGTTCCTAACACCTCAGGAGATGTGAACGTAGCGCAGACCGACAGTGTAGAAGTTGACGTATCATTCTACGCAGAACAGACACGAAACAACCCGGACTTCAGTTGTGAGGACTTAAACGAAGGCGAACAAGATGTAGCAGTAACTCAAGAAGATGATTGGTCTACTGTAGACTTGTCTGGTGGTAGTGATTGGTTCGCGAAAGCTCGTAACAACAACCAGAACTTCGAGCTAGCGGTTGGAACCGATGATTCCTCTGTCTCAGGACAAGATACAGCAGAAGCAAACTGGGACGCAGAAACAGAATACGATTTCACACTTACTTATGACGAAAGTGAAAACGAAGCAACCTGGGAGGTTGATGGAGAAACTACACAGTTCACTGTTGGTCCAGACACATTCAGCAACCTTGGAATCAATGCAAAAGCACCAAATGGTGTGACGACAGAAATATCAAATCTGGCACTTAGTATTTACTCAGGGCTTTCGCCGGACAACTTTACCGCAAACGGTAACGTTTCAAGCTTGAGCGTTATGGGATTGAACCTAAACCAAGACTGGACACTTACCGGAACGTTTGAGTTCAGTGCTGTCGGATCTGGCTTTAGTCAGGAAAATCCAGCTGTACACATCAGCGTTAACTAA
- a CDS encoding TasA family protein: MKQRIVLGIAVLALVAVAGFAGTQAFFSDTEVSGGNVFAAGSIDLTVDHNRATYNGEECSNGECLTNTDTNLIANGSFEENPVTEEEGWEIFEDGVVNAWSVEWADASANSYGGQSRPEASLVEHHGGVNGWNASEGDQYAELDSDWFGPNDPLDGEPALVRISQDVSTTNGETYELRFMFAPRPATGVNQNELKVFVDGTEIAPSSYTSDGTGDSDPQWTQYTYQFTADGANTEIAFEGAGDNDSEGVLLDDVRVHPVECGTEEALWHCELWEAKDLENERFFDFGDIKPGDRGSNLISLHVDDNDSYMCLATENKENNENGLTEPESEVDTGSDGEGELGDNLMFFAWHDEDGDGEYDSVETPLVGSPQTANELDQIAFAENGNALVGGTTDYLGIEWCAGEMTVSGNTISCDGSNMGNESQTDSFLADLQFHAVQARNNDGFTCDQYFGGGEGENETLCSDEVDVMLVLDRSGSMSGDLGTMKTDAKNFVNTLMNSSSGAHVGVVGFGGSVNLRTGLTDDLSAVETAIDNVNGGGGTDMTGGIDTAQAELDGSRSAPDFMIVLTDGSPDSDSSAGNAADNARSAGTTIYAIGVGSGADEIFLESNIADSPSEYFSASNFSELETQFDELLTCEQPAGDTLDQN; the protein is encoded by the coding sequence ATGAAGCAACGAATAGTACTCGGTATAGCCGTTCTCGCGCTTGTCGCGGTAGCTGGCTTTGCCGGAACGCAGGCTTTCTTTAGCGACACGGAAGTGTCAGGAGGAAACGTCTTCGCTGCTGGCTCGATAGATCTGACTGTGGACCACAACCGCGCGACGTATAACGGTGAAGAGTGTTCAAATGGTGAGTGTCTCACAAATACAGACACCAACCTTATCGCGAACGGAAGTTTTGAAGAAAACCCAGTGACTGAAGAAGAAGGCTGGGAAATCTTTGAAGACGGAGTAGTAAATGCTTGGAGCGTCGAGTGGGCTGATGCTTCAGCAAACTCTTATGGTGGCCAGTCTCGGCCAGAAGCTTCGCTCGTAGAACACCATGGCGGTGTGAACGGATGGAATGCCTCGGAGGGAGACCAATACGCTGAGCTTGATTCAGACTGGTTTGGTCCCAACGACCCACTAGATGGCGAACCCGCTCTAGTGCGCATCTCACAGGACGTATCGACAACTAACGGTGAAACATACGAATTGCGCTTTATGTTTGCACCTCGTCCAGCCACAGGAGTAAATCAGAATGAGCTCAAAGTATTTGTAGATGGTACAGAAATTGCTCCATCTAGCTATACATCTGACGGGACCGGAGATTCGGATCCTCAGTGGACGCAGTACACGTACCAATTTACTGCTGACGGAGCAAATACAGAAATTGCATTTGAAGGCGCAGGAGATAATGACTCAGAAGGTGTACTTCTTGATGATGTACGAGTACACCCTGTTGAATGTGGCACAGAAGAAGCCCTATGGCACTGTGAACTCTGGGAAGCAAAGGATCTCGAGAACGAACGATTCTTTGACTTCGGCGATATCAAGCCCGGAGACAGAGGAAGTAACTTGATCTCACTACACGTAGACGACAATGATTCGTATATGTGTCTCGCTACTGAGAACAAAGAGAACAATGAAAATGGCCTCACCGAGCCGGAAAGTGAAGTAGACACTGGCAGTGACGGAGAAGGAGAGCTCGGAGATAACCTCATGTTCTTTGCATGGCACGACGAGGACGGAGACGGAGAATATGATTCAGTCGAAACTCCGCTTGTAGGTTCTCCACAGACAGCAAACGAGCTCGACCAGATCGCGTTTGCTGAAAACGGAAACGCACTTGTCGGAGGAACGACTGATTACCTCGGTATCGAATGGTGCGCAGGTGAAATGACAGTGAGCGGGAATACGATCAGCTGTGACGGAAGCAACATGGGCAACGAGTCCCAGACCGACTCATTCCTTGCAGATCTTCAGTTCCACGCAGTACAGGCACGCAACAACGACGGATTCACTTGTGACCAGTACTTCGGAGGCGGAGAAGGAGAAAACGAAACGCTTTGTTCCGACGAGGTTGACGTGATGCTTGTACTAGATCGGTCTGGAAGTATGAGCGGCGATCTTGGAACAATGAAAACTGACGCCAAGAACTTTGTTAACACTCTTATGAACTCCTCTAGCGGAGCTCATGTAGGAGTTGTTGGGTTCGGCGGTTCGGTTAATCTGCGAACTGGACTTACTGATGATCTGAGTGCAGTCGAAACTGCGATTGATAATGTCAACGGTGGTGGTGGTACAGACATGACCGGCGGAATTGACACCGCTCAAGCAGAGCTTGACGGAAGCCGTTCTGCTCCCGACTTCATGATCGTGCTTACCGACGGTTCTCCAGATAGTGACAGCAGTGCAGGAAATGCAGCTGATAACGCGAGGAGCGCTGGTACTACAATCTATGCAATCGGTGTAGGAAGTGGAGCAGATGAAATTTTCTTGGAGAGCAATATTGCTGATAGTCCAAGTGAATACTTCTCTGCATCAAACTTTAGTGAGCTTGAAACGCAGTTCGACGAACTCTTGACCTGTGAACAGCCAGCTGGCGACACACTAGATCAGAACTAG
- a CDS encoding PH domain-containing protein, producing MEEQAKSQKHTLPGGPYKMDPRYIWYYMIGHTVTLLFIIVLLIGGIFLELTINLTSPVVGLILSLILVLILILGVYGWTRLVYHFYRYELWEDEFRKEYGVINKKYASIPYDRIQNVDISRGLLQRIFGLSEIRIQTAGQSGLVIAEGSLPGLSKENAEDLRELLLDISRTRRTKTQQDGL from the coding sequence ATGGAAGAACAAGCTAAATCACAAAAACATACATTACCCGGCGGGCCGTACAAAATGGATCCGCGCTACATTTGGTACTATATGATAGGACACACCGTTACACTTCTTTTTATTATAGTTTTACTTATAGGAGGTATTTTTCTTGAATTAACAATTAATCTCACCTCTCCGGTCGTGGGTCTAATTTTATCGTTAATTCTAGTTCTGATACTTATACTAGGAGTCTATGGGTGGACTAGACTTGTCTATCATTTTTACCGATATGAGCTATGGGAGGATGAATTTCGAAAGGAATACGGAGTTATTAATAAGAAATACGCATCTATACCGTACGATCGTATTCAAAACGTTGATATAAGCCGCGGCTTGCTACAACGCATCTTTGGTCTTTCAGAAATTAGGATTCAAACTGCCGGCCAAAGCGGCTTGGTTATCGCCGAAGGAAGTCTACCCGGTCTTTCAAAAGAAAATGCCGAAGACCTTCGAGAACTACTCTTAGACATTTCACGCACCAGACGAACCAAAACTCAACAAGACGGTTTGTGA
- a CDS encoding DUF2914 domain-containing protein, with protein sequence MLKRIKEWSQFRQVRDWYKKYERYLLPGALLFGFIGDTIAVRTLNIEVVQIILLVHLVLIGIGIIVVNLPKDAMQGKMLRYIRLFIPLVILYSYGALFSIFIVLYSHSGAITTSWPFLLPLIFLFVGTELFKKQYMWLTVQVSAYFFAIMSYLVLFVPYMLRDISTLVFLLSGVLSVIAILVYLWIASRLAPRIGNRKDLLLGSVTVVFLAVNFLYFANLIPPFPLSLRDAGVYHNVERNNSGEYKALAEVDRWYEWFLLYDTIHIAEENSRLYLFSSIFAPTNLNAEVVHNWKRWSDGGWVSVSSVSFPVYGGRDQGYRGYTYKSNVSAGWWRVTVETESGRVIGSKLFRVVDTDKELPRKTETR encoded by the coding sequence ATGTTAAAGCGTATAAAAGAATGGTCGCAGTTCCGCCAGGTACGGGATTGGTACAAAAAATACGAGCGCTATCTGTTGCCGGGAGCGTTGCTTTTTGGTTTTATCGGAGATACTATAGCGGTTAGGACTCTTAATATAGAAGTTGTACAAATAATACTTTTAGTACACCTGGTTTTGATAGGGATCGGAATAATTGTCGTCAATCTTCCCAAAGACGCTATGCAGGGAAAGATGTTGCGTTATATACGTCTATTTATCCCGCTAGTCATTTTATATTCGTATGGAGCACTTTTTAGCATATTTATTGTTTTATATTCTCATAGTGGGGCTATCACTACGAGCTGGCCGTTTCTCCTTCCGTTGATATTTCTTTTTGTCGGGACTGAACTTTTCAAAAAACAATATATGTGGCTTACGGTACAAGTTAGCGCGTACTTTTTTGCCATAATGTCCTACTTGGTCTTGTTTGTGCCGTATATGTTGCGCGACATAAGTACTTTGGTATTTTTGTTGAGCGGGGTTTTAAGCGTGATAGCTATTCTAGTTTATCTATGGATAGCTTCTCGCTTAGCTCCTCGTATTGGAAATAGGAAAGATCTTCTTTTGGGGAGTGTCACGGTTGTTTTTTTGGCAGTGAATTTTCTTTATTTTGCCAATCTCATTCCTCCTTTTCCGCTCTCCCTGCGAGACGCCGGAGTTTACCATAACGTGGAGAGAAACAACTCAGGAGAATACAAAGCTTTAGCGGAAGTTGATAGGTGGTATGAGTGGTTTCTGCTATATGACACTATTCACATCGCAGAAGAGAATAGCCGGCTATATCTTTTTAGCAGTATTTTTGCTCCCACGAATTTAAACGCTGAAGTGGTCCACAATTGGAAGAGATGGAGCGATGGCGGCTGGGTTTCGGTGAGCAGTGTGTCTTTCCCAGTATACGGCGGTAGAGATCAGGGCTATCGTGGCTATACCTATAAATCTAACGTAAGTGCGGGTTGGTGGCGTGTTACGGTTGAGACTGAATCAGGAAGAGTTATCGGTAGCAAATTATTTCGAGTTGTAGATACGGACAAAGAATTACCGCGAAAGACAGAGACACGCTAA